TAATTGCCTGGCCTGTTGGTGCAATTCGCCGCTTTTAAGCGAAGAAAGACTACAGCGGCATAAGGACAGCCTTGACCTCAAAAGGATAAAAGACCTGATCACCGAATTGAAAGGCATGGGGCTGGCCGAGATATATTTTTCCGGAGGCGGCGAACCGTTTATGCATCCGGATATACTGGAGGTGGTCGGGCATGCCAAGGGATTGGGCATAAGCTGTTCGATAAACACGAATTTCACGCTGGTCGATAAAAAGATCATTGACAGCCTGATAGCAATGAAAGTCGACCATCTTACGGTAAGCGTGTGGGCGGGCAGCGATGATGTTTATAGATCGCTTCATCCGAATTGCCGGGAGAACGAGTTTTACCGCATCCGGGATGTGTTGACCGAGCTTAACATCTGTAAAAATGAATTTCCTTACGTTAAGATATACAACGTGATCTGCAACCTGAATTACGGCGAGATCAAAAGGATGCTGGATTTTGCCGGGCAGACTCTGTCGGATTACGTGGAATTCACAGTGGTGGATACAATGCCCGGCGCGACCGAGTCGCTTATCCTGAGCGAGGAGCAGAATAAAGATATTATCCGGCAGTTCGAGGAGGTCAAAAACGACCCGCATTACAGCCGCTGCGCGAAGCCCGGAATAGTCAATCTGGAGCATTTTCTGCGCAGGGTAGCCAATGTGGACGGCCAAAAAGCGGAATATGACAGTAAATTCCTGGAGGGTCTGCCTTGTTATGTCGGTTGGCTTTTTGCCCGGATCCTGCCTAACGGAGATGTCAATTCCTGCTTGAAGTCGCATCGTTTTCCAGTAGGCAATATATACCATGATCCTTTCAAGATAATCTGGAATTCGGATAAACAATCGTACTTTCGCCGGAAGACTTTAAATTCGAGGAAGGATGACCCGTTTTTCGCCTACATCGGGAATGATCCGAAATGCCCCACGGGCTGTTACAAGAGCTGCGACGACATAAGCAGGAATGTCGCTATGCATAACAAGATCCGCTCCTTTGGCGGATACGAGAAGCTGATCTTCAGGATCGCCGGAAAGTTCGGGATGTTCGGTAAGGTCTAAAAGGGGGAAGCGTGGTATTTAAGAAGGCCGATATATTATTGGTGGTGGCGCCGCCGTTCTTGGTGCGCATGCCGCATATTGGGATAGCCTATCTGGCCAGGTATCTGAGGGCCCAGGGGTTTGATCCCGCTGTCTACGACCTGAGCATTGAACTGCACAATAACGCGGCGCCGGATTTGCGGCGTTTCTGGCGGGCGGATTCCTTGAACACTTATTTTTGCACCGAGATAGCGGATATGATCTACCGGAGCTTCCGCCGGGAGATAAATAAATTCGTGGATGATTTTCTGGCCAGTGACATAAGGGCTATCGGATTCACGGTGAATATAATAAATATTTTTCTGATCAACCGCATAGCCAAGATGATCAAGGACAGGGACCCTTCCAGGTTCGTGATCCTGGGCGGGCCGGCGACATTCTTCCACCATCCCCGCGACTTGATCGCGCCTTGTCACGCGGACCTTTGCGTCATCGGCGAAGGGGAGACGGTCCTTACCAATATCCTGCGTTCTTTGTCCGCCGGCAAAAAGATCAAGCGCGCTGCGGGCATACTCCTGGGCCGGGACGTGGGCAGGCGCCAGCCCGAGCCCGCGCCGGTGATCGCCGATCTTGACACAATACCATTCCCGGATTACGCCGAATTTGATCTGAGCAAGTATAACCTGGATACAATGTACCAGCCGATACCCATATTGATGAGCCGCGGCTGCGTCAGGAGATGCGCGTATTGTATCGATCATCTGATGTGGCCCAAGTACCGGTTTCGTTCGCCCGGCCATATAATGGAGGAGATTGTTTACCAGATCAAGAATAACAAGGCTCAGGCCTTTGAGATGGTCGATCTGTGCTGCAACGGGAACTTGAAGCAGTTGGAAGAGTTAAGCGATATGATCATTGGGTCAGGGTTGGAGTTTCCCTGGGTCAGTTACGCGATAATCCGGGACGGGATGACCGCCGGACTTCTGGCGAAGATCAAGAAATCCGGATGCAGCACTTTGATCTACGGGGTGGAGAACGGTTCGGACAGGGTGTTGCGCTTGATGGGAAAGAATTACACCGCGGCAAAGGCCTCGGAGGTGATCCGGATGACCTGCGAGGCGGGGATAAGGGTGAATATCAATTTGATCCTGGGTTTCCCCGGAGAAACCGAGGATGATTTCAATAGAACGCTGGAGTTCGTCAGCTCGAACAAGGATTATATCCAAGAGGTTACCAATGTCTCCGCGTGCACGTTATTCCCAGAGGCGGATCTGGGCAGGAACAAATGGAAATACGGGGTATGTTTCAGGAAGGGGACTGATCCGATGCTTTTTACCGACGCCAATGGCGTGGACCGCATAGAACGGCATGCCCGGGTTACGCGCATGGTTGAGCAGATCAGTGACCTGGGTCTTTCCAAAGTTTTGGTGAACAAGGCCGCCCTTAATCCCCAGGTAAAGATAATTCTGGAAAATGAAAAGAATAAATAAGGTTTTTATAGTTTTGGCGTTGTTCCTTGCCGCAGTATTCATCGAGGGGTATCACTGGGCGATAAAGAAATTGCGCCGGTGGACATTATATCCGGGGGGATAGTTTGAAGATACTTTTGATCCATCCGCACGACATATTCTCCGGCCTTGAGCCCTGGACTATCCGGATCGTTAATTTCGCCCGGGAATTCCAGCGGATGGGCCATGAGGTGAAACTGGCTTACTGCCCGCGGGAACGCGGCGAAGAAGGATGCCCCGGGGAGCTGGAAGGGATCGGGATCATAAGGTTGAGCAGGAAAGTCGGGGTGATCCCGCTTTTAAATAATCTGCGCGCTGTATTAAAAGCCGGGCGATGGGCCGATATTATACATTTTCAGAAGTGTTTTCATTATACC
This genomic interval from Candidatus Omnitrophota bacterium contains the following:
- a CDS encoding radical SAM protein gives rise to the protein MVFKKADILLVVAPPFLVRMPHIGIAYLARYLRAQGFDPAVYDLSIELHNNAAPDLRRFWRADSLNTYFCTEIADMIYRSFRREINKFVDDFLASDIRAIGFTVNIINIFLINRIAKMIKDRDPSRFVILGGPATFFHHPRDLIAPCHADLCVIGEGETVLTNILRSLSAGKKIKRAAGILLGRDVGRRQPEPAPVIADLDTIPFPDYAEFDLSKYNLDTMYQPIPILMSRGCVRRCAYCIDHLMWPKYRFRSPGHIMEEIVYQIKNNKAQAFEMVDLCCNGNLKQLEELSDMIIGSGLEFPWVSYAIIRDGMTAGLLAKIKKSGCSTLIYGVENGSDRVLRLMGKNYTAAKASEVIRMTCEAGIRVNINLILGFPGETEDDFNRTLEFVSSNKDYIQEVTNVSACTLFPEADLGRNKWKYGVCFRKGTDPMLFTDANGVDRIERHARVTRMVEQISDLGLSKVLVNKAALNPQVKIILENEKNK